The following proteins are encoded in a genomic region of Haloarcula marina:
- a CDS encoding DUF5518 domain-containing protein, whose product MSRTGPLPRELSPTWRYALLGGLVSIPFTVVSYWQTGDEMSLSAAFFAALLTGYLAKRRGLESSPVGARTGLVGALPVVLILYDVLAFAAAGLGGPAWFRVVGFLGVVLFGVVFLALGAGISVLAGWAGGRIGGWVAERTGGRRRPSVGS is encoded by the coding sequence GTGTCCCGAACTGGTCCCCTCCCCCGCGAACTGAGTCCGACGTGGCGGTACGCCCTGCTGGGCGGCCTCGTCTCTATCCCGTTCACCGTCGTGAGTTACTGGCAGACCGGCGACGAGATGTCGCTGTCCGCAGCGTTCTTTGCCGCGCTCCTCACGGGCTACCTCGCGAAGCGCCGCGGGTTGGAGAGCAGTCCCGTCGGCGCTCGAACCGGCCTCGTCGGCGCGCTCCCGGTCGTGTTGATACTGTACGACGTGCTCGCGTTCGCGGCCGCCGGACTGGGCGGCCCGGCGTGGTTCCGCGTGGTCGGCTTTCTCGGAGTCGTCCTCTTCGGGGTCGTGTTCCTCGCCCTCGGTGCTGGTATCTCGGTGCTCGCCGGATGGGCGGGCGGCCGAATCGGCGGTTGGGTCGCCGAGCGGACCGGCGGCCGTCGGCGGCCGAGCGTCGGTAGCTGA